A window from Patescibacteria group bacterium encodes these proteins:
- a CDS encoding nucleotidyl transferase AbiEii/AbiGii toxin family protein has protein sequence MIMDNQIILLIKKKLREIPVTSGPVALIKRNSAKEQLQYYVLNFIYNNSKYNKWIMYGGSALRICHKLNRMSVDLDFEVNHKITNKFLGDFESKIVSYFKNDYNVDSGILTTSINNKRGITLKFKIGDKIGLNFASKIVKVKIDLNYFKVPETVVVENHPINEDQFSFIIRTYNMSALMSSKIAAIFLRGKRGVGKEIYKEKGRDIYDLLWYMSKKTIPDLDYLNAKKINFNNPKDLFDKLTVKILNNKKTDKNLKQDLPPLFLDQAYINNWINNWRDSYLYLLKEYKFSSVKDLKKIEVIQDFSTGIYSFVYFYNSKESTLIRIIFNISEYWIDFKEGNLSIEISKNVKDHFDFKTRVITNRPSSKKKLMQYAELFLRKTEKYFKKSNNIIMNNTISTKVIRMTSDNLKLEKEILLNKETLIKCELEDLLP, from the coding sequence ATGATTATGGATAATCAAATTATTTTATTAATTAAAAAAAAGCTACGAGAAATACCTGTTACTAGTGGACCGGTAGCTTTAATAAAAAGAAATTCCGCTAAGGAGCAATTACAATATTATGTTTTAAACTTTATTTATAATAATTCTAAATATAATAAGTGGATTATGTATGGTGGATCAGCTCTTCGTATTTGTCACAAATTAAATAGAATGTCAGTAGACTTAGATTTTGAAGTTAATCATAAAATTACTAATAAATTTTTAGGTGATTTTGAAAGTAAGATAGTTTCTTATTTTAAAAATGATTATAATGTTGATTCAGGAATACTTACTACTAGTATTAATAATAAAAGAGGTATTACATTAAAGTTTAAAATTGGAGATAAGATTGGATTGAATTTTGCTTCAAAGATTGTAAAAGTTAAGATTGACTTGAATTATTTTAAAGTTCCTGAAACTGTCGTGGTAGAAAATCATCCTATTAATGAAGATCAATTTTCTTTTATTATCAGAACATACAACATGTCTGCCTTAATGTCCAGTAAAATAGCGGCTATTTTTTTACGTGGTAAACGTGGAGTGGGAAAAGAAATTTATAAAGAAAAAGGCAGGGACATTTATGATTTATTGTGGTATATGTCAAAAAAAACTATTCCCGATTTGGATTATTTAAATGCCAAGAAAATTAATTTTAATAATCCAAAAGATCTTTTTGATAAGTTAACTGTTAAGATATTAAATAATAAAAAAACAGATAAAAATCTTAAACAAGATTTACCGCCTCTTTTTTTAGATCAAGCATATATAAATAACTGGATTAATAATTGGCGAGATAGCTACTTATATTTATTAAAAGAATATAAATTTTCAAGTGTGAAAGATTTAAAAAAAATAGAAGTAATTCAAGATTTTTCTACGGGTATATATTCATTTGTATATTTTTATAACAGTAAGGAAAGTACTCTAATAAGAATAATATTTAATATTAGTGAATATTGGATTGATTTTAAAGAGGGAAATTTATCCATTGAAATTAGTAAAAATGTTAAAGACCATTTTGATTTTAAAACTAGAGTAATTACTAATCGCCCCTCATCTAAAAAGAAATTGATGCAATATGCTGAATTATTTCTTCGAAAAACTGAAAAATATTTCAAAAAGTCTAACAATATAATTATGAACAACACTATTTCTACTAAGGTTATTCGCATGACATCTGATAATTTAAAATTAGAAAAAGAAATTCTGTTAAATAAAGAGACTCTTATTAAATGTGAATTAGAAGACTTATTGCCGTAA